Proteins from one Rosa chinensis cultivar Old Blush chromosome 7, RchiOBHm-V2, whole genome shotgun sequence genomic window:
- the LOC112180359 gene encoding aluminum-activated malate transporter 10, whose translation MAQEKEMSRVTEWRIRMADGSSEALAPEAGLACRAWLALKGLIMGLVLKVCNFFRKAWDLGQNEPKKVIHCLKVGMALTVVSLFYYMRPLYEGMGGNAMWAVMTVVVVFENTVGATICKSLNRICGTFVAGSLAIGIHWIVSQSGKEFEPFINGISVFLLASAVTFSRFIPSVKKRFDYGAMIFILTFSLVAVSGYRVDKLLEMANNRVYTIIIGTALCIMITMIIYPIWAGEELYMLITRNMDKLAYSLDGCVGEYFNESGSSSEGDKESAKKLLGYKCVLTSKATEEAMANFARWEPAHGRFNFRHPWKQYLKIGASMRACAYCIDALDGCVNSENEVPELIKKHMSNIALKVSSESSRVIKELAKTMKTMKKSSTIDYLVGEMNNAVLELQEDLKSLPTLFINPQPLQGADCPEKKNTGAVALMDIMPLVTLVSLLIEIATRIEGLVNAVEELAEMGEYKSVADEKNQNQPVSKTNVPDEHKEGV comes from the exons ATGGCTCAAGAGAAGGAAATGAGCAGGGTGACTGAGTGGAGGATAAGAATGGCAGATGGTTCATCTGAAGCTTTGGCTCCAGAAGCCGGGCTTGCCTGCCGAGCTTGGCTTGCTCTGAAGGGTCTGATTATGGGGTTGGTTCTGAAAGTGTGCAATTTCTTCAGGAAAGCTTGGGATTTGGGACAAAATGAGCCTAAAAAAGTGATTCATTGCTTGAAAGTAGGGATGGCACTCACTGTTGTTTCACTGTTTTACTACATGAGACCTTTGTACGAAGGTATGGGAGGAAATGCTATGTGGGCAGTTATGACTGTTGTGGTTGTCTTTGAGAACACAGTGG GTGCAACAATATGTAAAAGTTTAAACAGAATTTGCGGAACTTTTGTGGCTGGCTCTCTTGCCATTGGCATCCATTGGATAGTGAGTCAATCAGGAAAAGAATTCGAGCCTTTCATCAATGGGATTTCAGTATTTTTGTTAG CTTCTGCAGTTACCTTCTCAAGATTTATACCATCAGTGAAAAAGCGATTTGATTATGGTGCAATGATCTTCATCCTCACATTCAGTTTAGTTGCAGTGTCGGGTTACCGGGTGGATAAATTATTGGAAATGGCAAACAATAGAGTATACACCATCATCATTGGGACTGCATTATGCATTATGATAACCATGATTATTTACCCCATTTGGGCTGGGGAGGAACTCTATATGCTCATCACCCGAAACATGGACAAACTTGCCTATTCCTTAGATG GTTGTGTCGGAGAGTATTTCAATGAAAGCGGAAGCTCTTCTGAGGGTGACAAGGAATCTGCTAAGAAATTACTTGGCTACAAATGTGTTTTAACCTCAAAAGCAACAGAAGAAGCCATG gcTAATTTTGCAAGATGGGAGCCTGCACATGGCCGCTTCAACTTCAGACATCCATGGAAACAATACCTCAAAATCGGGGCATCAATGCGCGCTTGTGCTTATTGCATTGACGCCCTTGATGGTTGCGTGAATTCCGAAAATGAG GTTCCTGAGTTGATAAAGAAGCATATGAGCAACATTGCTTTGAAAGTAAGCTCTGAGTCTTCAAGAGTCATCAAAGAGCTTGCAAAGACTATGAAGACAATGAAGAAATCATCTACTATAGATTATTTAGTTGGAGAAATGAACAATGCAGTCTTGGAGCTCCAAGAGGACTTAAAATCTCTTCCTACTTTATTTATTAATCCGCAGCCACTACAAGGAGCTGACTGTCCTGAAAAAAAGAACACGGGAGCAGTTGCTCTCATGGATATCATGCCACTTGTGACTTTAGTTTCTTTACTGATTGAGATTGCTACAAGGATTGAAGGATTGGTTAATGCAGTTGAAGAACTAGCTGAGATGGGTGAGTACAAGTCAGTTGCAGATGAGAAGAATCAAAACCAGCCAGTTAGTAAAACTAATGTACCAGATGAACATAAGGAAGGGGTGTGA